A window of Mucilaginibacter paludis DSM 18603 contains these coding sequences:
- a CDS encoding DUF2130 domain-containing protein, translated as MATEVKCPGCGNVFPLEEAMTEEYKKELREKMQTFTRQKEDEYQRKLDEFSKKEQQQLLQFEQKLNQEKKNLQLSLEESLRKTIATDFENKLRMLESSNKDAEEKLKLSRQKELEFLQKEQILKAREEEMELNLQRKLQEQRAELADQIRKQEHEKTLMKDTEHQLQIMEYKKRIEDQSKLVEEMKRKAEQGSMQLQGEVQELILEELLRNSFPFDVISEVGKGVRGADCIQLIRNQFGQECGRIIYESKRTKDFGGDWIEKLKKDMRANGVDVAVIVTQCYPKGMDCFGERDGVWICSFEEAKAVAYVLRDGIIRLYNSTRSQENKGDKMHLLYDYLTGSEFSEQWKAIREGFMSMRLSIQRERDAMEKLWKAREKQLEKVMLNAAHIRGSIEGIAGSDNIQLSLTDDTDELLLE; from the coding sequence ATGGCAACAGAAGTTAAGTGCCCCGGATGTGGTAATGTGTTTCCGTTAGAGGAAGCCATGACCGAGGAATATAAAAAGGAGCTGCGCGAAAAGATGCAAACCTTTACCCGCCAAAAAGAAGATGAGTACCAGCGTAAGCTGGATGAATTTAGTAAAAAGGAACAGCAGCAGTTGTTACAATTTGAGCAGAAGCTAAACCAGGAGAAAAAAAACCTACAGTTAAGCCTGGAAGAAAGCCTGCGTAAAACCATAGCAACCGATTTTGAAAACAAGCTGCGCATGCTGGAAAGCAGTAACAAAGATGCCGAAGAAAAATTAAAGCTATCGCGACAAAAGGAACTGGAGTTTTTGCAAAAAGAGCAAATACTGAAAGCCCGTGAAGAGGAGATGGAGCTTAACCTACAGCGTAAACTGCAGGAGCAACGCGCGGAATTAGCAGATCAGATCCGTAAACAGGAGCATGAAAAAACCCTGATGAAGGATACCGAGCACCAGTTGCAGATTATGGAATACAAGAAGAGAATTGAAGATCAAAGCAAACTTGTAGAGGAAATGAAGCGCAAAGCCGAGCAAGGCTCCATGCAATTACAGGGCGAAGTGCAGGAGCTGATACTGGAAGAGTTGCTGCGTAACAGCTTTCCGTTTGATGTGATCAGCGAGGTTGGGAAGGGCGTTCGCGGGGCCGATTGTATTCAGCTGATCCGTAACCAGTTTGGGCAGGAGTGTGGCCGCATTATTTATGAAAGCAAACGCACCAAGGATTTTGGCGGCGATTGGATTGAGAAATTAAAAAAAGACATGCGCGCCAACGGCGTGGATGTGGCCGTTATTGTAACCCAATGTTATCCTAAAGGCATGGACTGCTTTGGTGAACGGGACGGCGTTTGGATCTGCTCGTTCGAGGAGGCTAAGGCCGTGGCTTACGTATTGCGCGATGGCATTATCCGCTTGTATAACTCCACCCGTTCGCAGGAGAACAAGGGCGATAAAATGCACCTGCTGTATGATTATTTAACCGGCAGCGAGTTTTCTGAACAATGGAAAGCCATTCGCGAAGGGTTTATGAGTATGCGTTTATCTATACAGCGGGAGCGCGATGCGATGGAGAAGCTTTGGAAAGCCCGCGAAAAACAGCTGGAAAAAGTAATGCTGAACGCGGCCCATATCCGCGGATCGATAGAAGGCATAGCAGGCAGTGACAATATTCAACTCAGTTTGACCGACGACACAGACGAGTTATTGCTCGAATAA
- a CDS encoding DUF2157 domain-containing protein, with protein sequence MEKLDLDKQESEFLSRAIKHWEREGFIDSLVADTLRSSYDVKGFDWMRLAKYSFWIALICGGISFGWFIIDDAFLNYIKKLYDTPNIVISILSGIVSASLFLWGRRLKRISPEKVFSNEAVTFMAVLFTALCIAYLGKTFDNGSGHYSILFLVSVFVYGVLAWNMDSRLIWLFALVSLGSWFGSETGYQTHWGYYFLGMNYPLRFVLFGIVIVTAGATLKRQTWFKHFADITYIAGLLYLFMSLWFLSIVGNYANFDQWWPVKQITLFYWGIIAAIFFVGFLLYGLKNNDVIAREFGITFLIILIYTKYFEYFWSNTNKPLFFAILAISFWFIGRKAEKIWNVSTAKRKK encoded by the coding sequence TTGGAAAAACTTGATCTGGATAAGCAAGAGAGCGAATTTTTAAGTCGTGCTATTAAACATTGGGAGCGCGAAGGCTTTATTGACAGTCTGGTTGCCGATACCTTACGAAGCTCTTATGATGTTAAAGGATTCGATTGGATGCGCCTGGCTAAATATTCTTTCTGGATCGCGCTGATCTGCGGCGGTATCTCCTTCGGCTGGTTCATCATTGATGATGCTTTCCTCAACTATATCAAAAAACTATACGATACGCCCAACATCGTCATCAGCATCCTATCGGGTATAGTTTCCGCTTCGCTGTTTTTGTGGGGCAGGCGGCTCAAACGCATCTCGCCCGAGAAGGTTTTCAGTAACGAGGCTGTCACGTTTATGGCCGTATTGTTCACCGCGCTATGTATCGCCTACCTGGGCAAAACCTTCGATAATGGGTCGGGCCATTACTCTATTTTATTCTTAGTATCAGTATTTGTTTACGGAGTGTTAGCCTGGAATATGGATTCGCGGCTGATCTGGTTATTCGCATTAGTTTCCCTGGGGAGTTGGTTCGGCAGCGAAACAGGTTACCAAACCCATTGGGGCTATTATTTTTTAGGGATGAATTATCCTTTGCGCTTTGTATTGTTCGGCATAGTTATAGTTACGGCAGGAGCAACTTTAAAGCGACAAACCTGGTTTAAGCATTTTGCCGATATTACTTATATCGCCGGCTTATTATACCTGTTTATGTCGCTCTGGTTCTTGTCTATCGTTGGTAATTATGCCAATTTTGACCAGTGGTGGCCCGTAAAGCAAATTACCTTATTTTACTGGGGCATCATTGCGGCGATATTTTTTGTCGGCTTTTTGCTATACGGTTTAAAAAATAACGATGTAATAGCCCGCGAGTTCGGCATTACATTTCTCATCATCCTGATCTATACCAAATACTTCGAATATTTTTGGTCGAACACCAACAAACCGCTTTTCTTTGCCATATTGGCCATTTCTTTCTGGTTCATCGGCCGCAAGGCAGAAAAAATATGGAACGTATCAACGGCTAAGCGAAAAAAGTAG
- a CDS encoding bifunctional riboflavin kinase/FAD synthetase — translation MKIYNSIDEFKLITNAVVTIGTFDGVHTGHRKIIAKLQELAQECGGETVILTFFPHPRMILNPEDQSLKMITTINEKAELLEGLGVDHLIVTPFSRDFSNLSALEYIHDILVAKIGIKKIVIGYDHRFGKDRKGGLEDLQRLSKIYDFEVIEIPEQDINDVAVSSTKIRTALLSDDISLANQFLSYPFFITGKVIRGDQIGRQIGYPTANILIEETYKLIPADGIFAVTVEVEGATYKGMAYIGHRPTINGMTRNIEVNIFDFDRDIYNQSIRMNFHYFVRSDIKFNSLDELKLQLAKDRESVLALL, via the coding sequence ATGAAGATTTACAACAGTATTGACGAGTTTAAGTTAATCACAAACGCGGTTGTTACCATTGGTACATTTGATGGTGTACATACCGGCCACCGTAAAATTATTGCCAAGTTGCAGGAGCTTGCCCAGGAGTGCGGCGGCGAAACGGTGATACTCACTTTTTTTCCGCATCCGCGGATGATATTGAATCCAGAAGATCAGAGCCTGAAAATGATCACTACCATTAACGAGAAAGCAGAGCTTTTGGAGGGATTAGGCGTAGATCATTTAATAGTGACACCGTTTTCGCGGGATTTTTCAAATCTTTCGGCGCTGGAGTATATCCATGATATCCTGGTAGCCAAAATCGGCATCAAAAAAATTGTAATAGGCTATGACCATCGTTTTGGCAAAGACAGGAAAGGCGGCCTGGAAGACCTGCAACGTTTAAGTAAGATCTACGATTTTGAGGTGATTGAAATACCCGAACAGGATATTAACGATGTTGCCGTAAGTTCTACCAAAATTCGCACCGCTTTATTGAGCGATGATATCAGCCTGGCCAACCAGTTTTTAAGCTATCCTTTTTTCATTACCGGGAAAGTTATCCGTGGCGACCAGATTGGCCGCCAGATTGGCTATCCAACGGCAAACATCCTGATAGAAGAGACGTATAAGCTGATACCCGCCGACGGCATTTTTGCGGTAACAGTAGAAGTAGAGGGAGCAACCTACAAAGGCATGGCCTATATAGGGCACCGCCCAACCATCAACGGCATGACGCGCAACATCGAAGTGAATATATTTGATTTCGACCGCGATATTTATAACCAGTCTATCCGGATGAATTTTCACTACTTTGTGCGCAGCGATATTAAATTTAACTCGCTGGATGAGCTGAAGCTACAATTGGCTAAAGACAGGGAGAGTGTTTTGGCTTTGTTGTAA
- the truB gene encoding tRNA pseudouridine(55) synthase TruB has translation MDSPNSKFRDFNFTQGELLLVNKPYNWTSFDVVGKIRNTLKPLKLKVGHAGTLDPLATGLLIICTGKLTKQIDTFQAEEKEYTGTMILGATTPSYDMETDVDETFDPGSLTEAQIRANCAQFTGDIQQYPPAHSAVKINGERLYEKARRGEDVELRLRFVTISEFEITRIELPEVDFRVVCSKGTYIRSLVNDFGKALNNGAYLSNLCRTRSGSFRIEDAFEVVELVEHIRELKTQPELLK, from the coding sequence TTGGATTCCCCAAACTCAAAATTCCGCGACTTTAACTTTACCCAGGGCGAACTGCTGCTGGTTAACAAACCTTATAACTGGACGAGCTTTGACGTAGTAGGCAAAATACGCAATACCCTCAAACCTCTTAAACTGAAGGTTGGCCACGCCGGAACCCTCGATCCATTAGCTACCGGCCTGTTGATTATTTGCACTGGTAAACTTACCAAGCAGATAGATACCTTTCAGGCCGAAGAGAAGGAATATACGGGCACCATGATATTAGGCGCCACCACACCATCATACGATATGGAAACCGATGTGGATGAAACATTCGATCCGGGCAGTTTAACCGAAGCGCAGATCCGTGCTAATTGTGCCCAGTTTACAGGCGATATTCAGCAATATCCGCCTGCGCATTCGGCTGTGAAGATTAATGGCGAGCGACTGTACGAAAAGGCCCGCCGCGGCGAGGATGTGGAGCTGCGCCTGCGTTTTGTAACCATCAGCGAGTTTGAAATAACACGGATTGAATTGCCCGAGGTTGATTTCAGAGTGGTATGCAGCAAGGGTACCTACATCCGGTCGCTGGTGAATGATTTTGGCAAGGCGCTTAATAATGGCGCTTACCTTTCAAACCTTTGCCGTACCCGTAGCGGTAGTTTCAGGATTGAGGATGCTTTTGAAGTGGTGGAGCTTGTTGAGCATATCCGCGAATTAAAAACTCAACCGGAATTGCTTAAATAA
- a CDS encoding undecaprenyl-diphosphate phosphatase — MNIIQVIILAIIEGITEFLPVSSTGHMVIASAFMGIGKEDFVKLFEVVIQLGAILSVVVLYYKRFFKSLDFYFKLVVGVIPAVIVGVLLKKRIDMLLESPLVVACSLLVGGIILLFVDQWFKQSTVKEEEDISYATALKVGFFQCLAVIPGVSRSAATIVGGMSQKLSRTAAAEFSFFLAVPTMFGATLKEIWDYHKEHEHLFNSEQIKFLVVGNIIAFIVAMLAIKTFITFLEKKGFKLFGFYRILAGIVLIVMYYTGHLTA, encoded by the coding sequence ATGAACATTATCCAGGTAATTATCCTCGCTATTATTGAGGGTATCACGGAGTTTTTGCCTGTATCATCAACCGGGCACATGGTTATTGCCAGCGCTTTTATGGGCATAGGCAAGGAAGATTTTGTAAAGCTGTTTGAGGTGGTGATACAATTAGGAGCCATACTCTCGGTTGTGGTATTGTATTACAAACGTTTCTTCAAATCGCTCGATTTTTATTTCAAACTCGTAGTAGGTGTAATACCTGCGGTAATTGTTGGTGTACTGCTCAAAAAGAGGATCGATATGCTGCTGGAAAGCCCGCTGGTAGTAGCATGCTCGCTTTTAGTAGGTGGTATTATTTTATTGTTTGTTGACCAATGGTTTAAACAATCAACCGTTAAGGAGGAAGAAGATATTAGCTATGCAACAGCCTTAAAAGTTGGTTTTTTTCAATGTTTAGCGGTTATTCCCGGCGTATCGCGTTCCGCAGCTACCATAGTCGGCGGTATGAGCCAAAAGCTGAGCCGTACTGCTGCTGCCGAGTTTTCGTTCTTTTTAGCGGTGCCTACCATGTTTGGTGCTACCCTGAAAGAGATTTGGGATTATCATAAAGAGCACGAGCACCTGTTTAACAGCGAGCAAATAAAGTTTTTGGTTGTTGGTAACATTATCGCTTTTATTGTGGCCATGCTGGCTATCAAAACCTTTATCACCTTTTTGGAGAAAAAAGGATTTAAGTTGTTTGGCTTTTACCGTATCCTGGCAGGCATTGTATTAATTGTAATGTACTATACAGGCCACCTTACTGCTTAA
- a CDS encoding DUF3098 domain-containing protein: MAQKYTAKYTAPAAAKQPRPESAPAQFVFGKNNYRVFLLAIAVVILGFILMMGTTDIYDFRKIVLAPLTVLAGFAIGFFAIFQKSENKA; this comes from the coding sequence ATGGCACAAAAATACACAGCAAAGTACACTGCCCCGGCGGCAGCAAAACAGCCACGGCCAGAATCGGCCCCAGCACAATTTGTTTTTGGAAAAAACAATTACCGCGTTTTTTTACTGGCTATAGCCGTAGTTATACTGGGCTTTATTTTAATGATGGGTACAACCGATATTTACGATTTTCGTAAAATCGTATTGGCGCCTTTAACAGTTCTGGCTGGCTTTGCCATCGGGTTTTTCGCTATCTTCCAAAAATCTGAAAACAAAGCATGA
- a CDS encoding cell division protein FtsX — protein sequence MEEFEASISAKKTKAIYISTVFGIAMVLLMIGLLGLILVHANNLSRYVKENIVLNIIVDDAARETDVLQLQKQLDTNPFVKNTQYVSKELAARNLQKDLGEDFVKFLGYNPLLSSIDVYLKADYANNANIAQFKAQLQKNPLVKEVIYQQSLVDLMNQKLASISLVILAFAGIFLVVSVALINNTIRLAIYSQRFLIKSMQLVGATKGFIRKPFLLYGIWHGLLGGLIAIILLIGMLYLATIQIPDLVILQNYTEFGIVFLGVIGLGIFISAFSTYLAVSKFLRLKIYDLYR from the coding sequence ATGGAAGAATTTGAAGCCAGCATATCGGCAAAAAAAACCAAGGCGATATACATTTCAACCGTATTTGGTATTGCAATGGTATTGTTGATGATCGGGCTTTTGGGTTTGATATTGGTACATGCCAATAATTTATCGCGCTACGTTAAAGAGAATATCGTACTCAATATTATTGTTGACGATGCCGCGCGCGAAACCGATGTACTGCAACTGCAAAAACAATTGGATACCAACCCCTTTGTAAAAAATACGCAATATGTAAGTAAAGAGCTTGCCGCCCGTAACTTACAAAAAGATTTGGGCGAGGATTTTGTGAAGTTTTTAGGTTATAACCCCTTATTATCATCCATCGATGTTTACCTGAAGGCCGATTACGCCAACAATGCCAATATAGCGCAGTTTAAGGCGCAGTTGCAAAAAAATCCGCTGGTTAAGGAGGTAATCTATCAACAGTCCCTGGTTGATTTAATGAACCAGAAACTGGCCTCTATCAGTTTGGTGATATTGGCTTTTGCCGGTATCTTCCTGGTGGTATCGGTGGCGCTTATCAATAACACCATCAGACTGGCCATTTACTCGCAGCGGTTTTTAATCAAATCCATGCAGTTGGTGGGCGCAACCAAGGGCTTTATCCGTAAGCCGTTTTTATTATACGGTATATGGCATGGTTTATTGGGCGGCTTAATAGCCATTATTTTATTGATAGGTATGTTATACCTGGCTACCATCCAAATTCCGGATCTGGTTATCCTTCAAAATTATACCGAGTTCGGTATCGTGTTTTTGGGAGTAATAGGCTTGGGGATATTTATCTCAGCCTTCAGCACCTACCTGGCTGTAAGCAAATTCTTACGTTTAAAAATTTACGATCTATATAGATAA
- a CDS encoding PepSY domain-containing protein yields the protein MKKSFYQWHRVLGLTALVPVIFWTLSGLSHPFMSNWFRPFIPREVFHPLTQDQMKPVLSLQQVMDQNHILRLRNFSLVNFDRGTFYQIQQSDSTYQYYSAINATILPDGDKRYAIYLARYFTNDTSSAIKSAQLQTTFDGRYQPINHLLPVWKISLDRPDGMDVYIETSQSRMGTFNNNTRKAFLWLFDQFHTWRFLAWMGGEKFRVIVLIVIVAVMLLSLISGLTVYGLFWKRFKEIKQKREANGTVDKRFIHRFHRQIGLIVSLVMFTFVISGGFHLVVKLYNLKPEHRPYHQLITRQELGQSNLRLPVADSVIRRVALVKFNNNVYYQVLDKKKQIQYFRAADHQLLPNGDVVFATYLSQFYHDGPVNGRPAVSQVKQFDNEYGFINKRLPVEKISYPDGENWYIETTTGKLATKVSGTDRAEGLSFIFLHKYFGMAWAGKNIRDIVSMLAALGVLVVSLFGFASFLKNK from the coding sequence ATGAAAAAAAGCTTTTATCAATGGCACCGTGTATTGGGCTTAACTGCCTTGGTACCGGTGATCTTCTGGACGCTGAGCGGCTTGTCGCACCCGTTTATGTCCAACTGGTTCCGGCCTTTTATCCCGCGCGAAGTGTTTCATCCGCTTACGCAGGATCAGATGAAGCCGGTATTGTCCCTTCAGCAGGTGATGGATCAGAACCATATCCTTCGATTGCGAAATTTTAGCCTGGTGAATTTTGACCGGGGGACGTTTTACCAGATCCAGCAAAGCGACAGCACTTACCAATATTACTCCGCTATTAACGCGACAATATTGCCTGACGGCGATAAGCGCTATGCCATTTACCTTGCCCGTTATTTTACCAACGATACGAGTTCGGCAATTAAATCGGCACAGTTGCAAACTACGTTTGATGGCCGGTACCAACCCATTAACCACCTGTTGCCGGTGTGGAAAATATCGCTCGACCGCCCGGATGGAATGGATGTGTATATTGAAACCAGCCAAAGCCGGATGGGGACTTTTAATAACAATACCCGGAAGGCCTTTTTATGGTTGTTCGATCAGTTTCATACCTGGCGTTTCCTGGCCTGGATGGGTGGCGAAAAATTCCGCGTCATTGTGTTAATCGTTATCGTGGCTGTGATGTTGCTCTCGCTCATCAGCGGTTTAACGGTTTATGGTTTATTCTGGAAGCGATTTAAAGAGATTAAGCAGAAGCGTGAAGCAAACGGCACCGTGGATAAACGCTTTATCCACCGGTTTCACCGGCAAATCGGTTTAATCGTTTCGTTGGTGATGTTTACCTTCGTTATTAGCGGCGGCTTTCATTTGGTGGTTAAGCTTTATAATCTAAAGCCGGAGCACCGGCCATACCATCAATTAATTACCCGGCAGGAGCTGGGCCAGTCAAACCTGCGGCTACCTGTTGCGGATAGTGTGATCAGGAGGGTTGCCCTGGTCAAATTTAATAATAACGTATACTACCAGGTGCTCGATAAAAAGAAGCAAATTCAATATTTCAGGGCGGCAGATCATCAATTACTACCCAATGGAGATGTGGTATTTGCTACTTACCTGAGCCAGTTTTATCATGATGGGCCGGTGAACGGGCGGCCGGCAGTTAGCCAGGTTAAGCAATTTGATAACGAGTACGGCTTTATCAATAAACGCCTCCCGGTTGAAAAAATAAGTTATCCCGACGGCGAAAATTGGTATATAGAAACCACCACCGGTAAGTTAGCCACCAAAGTATCCGGTACCGACAGGGCAGAAGGGCTCTCGTTCATCTTTCTCCATAAATACTTCGGCATGGCCTGGGCCGGTAAAAACATCCGGGATATAGTGAGCATGCTGGCCGCGCTGGGTGTATTGGTAGTATCGCTTTTTGGCTTTGCCTCGTTTTTAAAGAATAAGTGA
- a CDS encoding TonB-dependent receptor codes for MRYIILSILLLFSIKIHAQIAGTVTDAITHEPLPGVVITSPAGKGITQTNAKGIFNLPESVNGILRFSMIGYTSKLVDLNKLTSAKALNITLETSNVDLQPVIVSASREGQSRQSAPIAISQINSIQIKDTKATALYQLLNKVSGVYMVNLGNEQHTMAIRQPITYNALYLYMEDGLPIRPTGIFNHNSLYEINMAGVKDIEVIKGPASSLYGSNSIGGAVNFITQSPPSGYSGDISVQGDSYHYRRVDADGGFTAGKFGLYAGGYVAHQKDSWQDYSDFDKYSVNLKTTYDFDADTRLTTSAAYNYLNTQTPGSLDSAHFYSRSYGSNQRFTYRKVEAFRASSRLEHAWNERNNTFFTVFFRDNSTAQLPSYYIADVRDASGKYLSSNGQVNDQKFTSYGILTQHRADFNWLHSRLIVGAYLDDSPSSYYAQLLNIQKDVVNNYYTGFSNAGTYIDNYKIGLLNTAAYTQFELRPVDALRVVAGLRYDHVHYNFTNGLPASNTKYKQQETNDFNIVAPKLGLTYDLGGNKGFYANYSVGFQPPETSGLYSARQLTPLKQATFSNYELGGWLSALDKKMYLELSLYDLEGHNEIISQLLPDNTTQNQNAGATRHRGIEYALTYAPVKAISFRFSGTNARHTYVEYSEVANGKVKVYNGNRMSNAPAWIANSELTYKPLFMPGFRASAEWQHIDKYFTDPANTKTYSGYDIYNLRFGYDFKRIVKGAGIWFNAMNVTNKLYATTVTSGQYGDTYNAAPPRIYTLGVSYSFSKY; via the coding sequence ATGCGCTATATCATACTCTCCATCCTACTACTGTTCTCCATAAAAATACACGCCCAAATTGCAGGTACCGTAACAGACGCCATTACCCACGAGCCCCTACCCGGCGTGGTTATCACCAGCCCCGCTGGGAAAGGCATCACTCAAACTAATGCTAAAGGAATATTTAACCTGCCCGAGTCGGTTAACGGTATACTCAGATTTAGCATGATCGGTTATACCTCAAAGCTGGTCGACTTAAATAAGCTCACATCCGCGAAGGCGTTAAACATTACTTTAGAAACTTCGAATGTAGATTTGCAGCCCGTTATTGTATCGGCCAGCCGCGAGGGACAATCGCGCCAGAGCGCCCCTATCGCTATCAGTCAGATCAACTCCATCCAGATTAAAGATACCAAAGCCACTGCTTTATACCAGTTGCTCAATAAGGTGAGCGGCGTATACATGGTTAACCTGGGCAACGAGCAGCATACCATGGCCATCCGCCAACCCATCACTTATAACGCCCTTTACCTGTATATGGAAGATGGGCTGCCTATCCGCCCAACGGGAATTTTTAACCATAATTCGCTGTACGAAATTAACATGGCGGGTGTAAAGGATATCGAGGTAATTAAAGGCCCGGCCTCATCGCTATACGGAAGTAATTCTATCGGCGGTGCGGTCAACTTTATCACGCAAAGTCCACCATCCGGTTACAGCGGCGATATATCCGTTCAGGGTGATAGCTATCATTACCGCCGGGTTGATGCTGACGGAGGTTTTACCGCAGGTAAATTCGGGCTGTATGCGGGCGGATACGTAGCACACCAAAAGGATAGCTGGCAGGATTATTCCGATTTCGATAAATATTCCGTCAACCTCAAAACTACTTATGATTTTGATGCCGATACACGCCTTACCACCTCGGCGGCTTACAATTACCTCAATACGCAAACTCCGGGTAGTTTAGATAGCGCCCATTTTTACAGCCGCAGCTATGGCTCCAACCAGCGCTTTACCTACCGCAAGGTAGAAGCTTTCCGTGCCAGCTCAAGGCTTGAACATGCCTGGAACGAGCGTAACAATACGTTTTTTACCGTCTTTTTTCGTGATAACTCCACGGCCCAGCTGCCCAGTTATTATATTGCCGATGTTCGGGATGCCTCGGGTAAATACCTGAGCTCGAACGGGCAGGTAAACGATCAGAAGTTTACCAGCTATGGCATTTTAACCCAGCACCGGGCCGATTTTAACTGGCTGCATTCCCGGTTAATTGTTGGTGCTTATCTTGATGATAGCCCAAGCTCATACTATGCCCAGCTTTTAAATATCCAGAAGGATGTTGTTAATAATTATTATACCGGCTTTAGCAATGCAGGCACTTATATCGATAATTATAAAATAGGCCTGTTAAACACTGCGGCATATACCCAATTTGAGCTTCGCCCGGTAGATGCCCTGCGTGTTGTGGCCGGTTTAAGGTATGACCATGTGCATTATAATTTTACCAACGGACTGCCTGCAAGCAATACCAAATACAAGCAACAGGAAACCAACGATTTTAATATTGTAGCACCCAAGTTAGGTTTAACTTATGATTTGGGCGGCAACAAAGGTTTTTACGCCAACTACAGCGTGGGGTTTCAGCCGCCCGAAACCAGCGGCCTGTACAGCGCGCGCCAGCTAACGCCTTTAAAGCAAGCCACTTTTAGCAATTACGAGTTGGGCGGATGGCTATCGGCATTAGATAAAAAAATGTATCTGGAATTGAGCCTGTATGACCTGGAGGGCCATAACGAAATTATATCGCAACTGTTGCCCGACAATACCACCCAAAACCAAAATGCCGGGGCTACAAGGCACCGCGGTATTGAATACGCGCTTACCTACGCGCCGGTTAAAGCAATCAGCTTCCGCTTTAGCGGTACCAATGCCAGGCACACTTATGTAGAGTATAGCGAAGTGGCTAACGGCAAGGTAAAGGTATATAACGGTAACCGAATGAGCAACGCGCCAGCCTGGATAGCCAATTCCGAACTAACTTATAAGCCACTTTTTATGCCGGGTTTCCGCGCTTCGGCCGAGTGGCAGCATATCGACAAATACTTTACCGATCCGGCCAATACCAAAACTTATTCAGGTTATGATATTTATAACCTGCGATTCGGGTACGATTTTAAGCGCATTGTAAAAGGCGCCGGCATCTGGTTTAACGCCATGAACGTGACCAATAAGCTGTACGCTACCACGGTAACCAGCGGCCAGTATGGCGATACTTATAACGCCGCGCCGCCAAGAATATACACTTTAGGCGTAAGCTATTCCTTTTCAAAATATTGA